Part of the Capsicum annuum cultivar UCD-10X-F1 chromosome 12, UCD10Xv1.1, whole genome shotgun sequence genome is shown below.
AGTCTACATATAGATAATTAAAGACCAGTAATTGAGCACCACAATAAATTTGACAACGGCAAGCCATGATAATAATTACACAAAGCAATTATCGTGCATGTCATATTAGTCATGTGTATttagaaagagagagagatagagacgAAAATGAGCGAGATAGATTGAAATTGAACAGATTAAAATAAATtgagttaataaataaataagttcaTAGTTTGGTTAAAAGTTATTTGGATTAAAATAGATTGAGTTACAGACCACGCCCAACAAGTTTAACTCTTACTAAAGTAAAACCATCATTGACTTGGCACACTGAAATTTAATTAAGGATTAATTTTTACTAAATTAACTTTCTTAATGATGTTATAAAACTCTAATAAAGTTGACTATTACAATTACTTTATTTAAGTAGTAATTTAATACTaaggatagaaataaaaaaaatataacaaaattctcttgatttcataaaattaacaagtaaattaaaataattatttataatataggagaaaagtaaaatgaaacaaggaagtaattgttttttttttttttatgctccctctatttcaatttataacaCACTTCACTTTTTAGTTAATCCCATAAAAAAGActtattttatttgaaacatATTTAATGACACCATCGATAATTTACCATGTTAGACCCCCACTTATTTGACAACAAATCCACAAAAATACACACTTCCATTTAAAAGTTCATTTATATACTAGGTACAATATATATTCTGCTAGCTACTAAACATGTAACAACTAAATTACCAAAATGTCATATTCTGCTTGGACCCAAACATGGGTCTAAAACTTGGAAATGACACTAGTatccttttttcaattttcttgagaAACCCTAAAAATATGTTACCTTTATTAGCAAAAACTTATGCTAACCAATATCCATCTGAAAGAATATGAATTGTTACAAATATTGCGTTTGTATATAAGCATTTCGTGTTTACACAAGATCTGGAGAAATATTGCATCTTAAAGGGATGTAGTAATATAGACAGACTACCTAACAAGGGAAGGAGCTAGGCATCCGGATACAGTTCGATAGAACCAGTAATTTTTACTCAAATAGTGTATACgtattaagaaatttattaaatatgtagaaatactaaatttataacccaattaataatacttgaagtCATTGTTTGGATTTCAGAACCCGTTAAGTTGAAATTTGACTCCCCTTTGAGGCCCTAACGGCCTAACACAAGTATCCAATGACTGATTCTACAACTCAAAAGTCGTGACCTACATGTCATCTGGAGAGAGTTTTACTGTTGCATGCTACTACAACACcacaagaaaaaattatttctcaAGAATGAATGGGGTAATGGCGTAGCTGCTAAAATAGAAGAAACACATGAATGAAACTAATTTGCTGTTGGATGTAACTAACAACAAGAAACAACTCAACTACTGCCAGTAACAAAAGTACAGTTACTAAAGACACAACAATTTAAGATGCTGAGAAAGCACAAAGAATCATGTGCCAAATTCATCATTCACTGCCTCCTTGTCAGCTGCTTCATTAAACTGAGGCCTGAGGAGGGGGTTGCGCATTTTACTGGAACATCTGACAATTCAGCCTGTTTTGAGGGGTAGGGAAGTCTGCTGGTAGAAATTCCTCAGGGTGTACAATGGTTTTTCACCAAGGGGGTGAATCGAGGCAATTGCTACAAAGAATTGACAGATTTAATAGATTCACACAACTAGTTTTTCGAACAAAAAAGGAAAACCTTTCTAACACGTCAAACGAAGATTGAAGACATTCTAACACTACATATTTCACATAGAAGATTAGGTTGTACAAAAGGACATTGACTCCCCTGGCATGAGTATTAAGGGTAGATTCCTCTTACCTTAAGAAATGGAGAGGGGCATTTCACTGAATGACAAGTATGGGGTCAACTGATAAATGATCCCTTAGCTCAATTCTCTAATCCTCATCTCcgtttaataaaaaagaaaataagaactaCTCCTGCAACACGAAACTGCAGATCCTACACCACCATTATTCACCTAGGACAAAGTATTCCAGGAATacatgtttttcataatttcCTAGCCAGATCATGAGATTAGGATATTCACTGTGTAAAAGATCATGAAAACTACAAAAACAGAACATGAGAAGTTATAAATACCGGGAGACTTGAGCTGTATGACTTGTAGTAACCAGTACAAAATTGAAGTTGGGAGCATAAAATTCTGATAACTTTGCACTcacacaaaatcaagaaaaatctttttttcccaAGATTTACACGGTAATGTCATGCTACAACAGCAGAATTCGGGTGAAATGTAGACTGGAACTAATCAGCTTTCGACGTTAACTCACAATAAAAGTCAAACAACTCAACACGATATTAGGAGAGTGAGAACATCATATGCAAGACTGAGACCTCACATGGCAATCAAGTGTCAGATCCATCATTCCCAGCCTCACTGCTAGCTGCTTCATTAAATGAGGCAGACAAATACTCGGCAAGGCTTTGCTGAGGACTGGATTTTACTGGCGCATCTGGAAGTTTGGCCTTTTTTGCGCTTATGGATTTTGGAAGCCAGGATTTCTCAGAGACCAGCTTCCAGATAACTGGCTTCAACCCTTTCCAAGGATCTTCTACCATTGACTCTGAATAATACAAATCTGGTCTAGACTCACCTGATGTGTATCCATGGGAACCTCTTCCCCTCCTACCACCTCGAAACGAAGAAGGACTAGAACTATTACCCATCCATTGGCTCCTGCCTTGCCCGGAACCTTGGTAAGGACTGCCTCTGAACCCTGAACTTTGGTAAGGGCTGCCACCTCTGTGTCCTAAACATTGGTAAGGGCTGCCTCTGCGCCCTGAACCTCGGTAGGGGCTGCCTCTATATCCTGAACCTTGGTAAGGGCTGCTTCCGTATTCGGAACCAGGTTGCACGCTACCTTCTCCATAGTGGAAACCAGGTCTTCCACTTTGATGAATGCCAGGACTAGCAAAGTTACCACCCGTTGAAGAATTAGGTGGCAGGTAGTTGTCAGGTGTGCCAAAAGAGTTATTCCATGCATTAGGGGAGCTTCTTTGTGGTGTGCCAAAAGGACTATTTTGCCCATGATTTCCAGGAGGATTAACGATATGATGGACTCCTTGTGACTGCAATCTCTGCTCTAAGGAATAGTTGCCTCGAGGAGTGCAAATTGGAGATTGAGGGTTCCTTGGTCCTGCAAAAAATCGTGTAAAAAAGGTCTGTTGATGCTACAATATATGAGGAAAATAGCACAAAAGTCCAATTCATAGTACAGCATTAGCCAGAGTCAATCTAATAAGAAAAACTACTACTACCATGATATAAGAAAAACTACTACTACCATGATAGCTTTTTCTTATAAGGTAGATATAAGTACAATTCATAGTACAGCATTAGCCAGGGTCAATCTAATAAGAAAAACTACTACTACCATGATAGCTTTTTCTTATAAGGTAGATATTTTATGGGAAGTTTTAAAAATAGCAAAAGTTTAACACAAAATCCACCTTTTATAGCCACACTTTGCATATTTACCATTTATAGCCGATGTATTCGATTCACAGCCGTTGTATTTACTTTTACACAGTGATTtgtattcataaaaaacataaatacactacatatttagtcttgctaaaaacactatcattttttttcttttttctttttcgttttatcccatttttttcttccttttttattttattttttcatttctttctttttgctttttttctcaCTTCTACCTCTAACTtttacttctctttcttctttgattttgttttgttttctattttgaacttattttctttatcgtttttttttgttctattttatatttattgtattttcgAAAAATATATCTACTCGAGCATAAGTCattgatgataacgtaaataccacaattatttattgtatttgtagtcacactgttatttatatttttgtatcattgatacaattgtatttgtattttaaatcgcgcttgtatttgtattagttcgcaccatcatttatattttatataattctcacttgtattttaaagaactgttttgtatttgtattttataattgatagCATATTacattggattatatttatattttgattttattgtgtttgtatgtttagattatatttggattatatttgtatttgtattctattttcgttgatgcatttttattatttaaaaaatattttgtatttgtatttgtaagttgattgcacaTTGTATTTAGCTGTAACTATGTACAATTTATcgtttgtatttatatacaaataagtaaatgcattaattgtattttcttgattctaaaatatataaatatgtaatatatcatttgatacaaatataccgttttgtatttatatgtcaaaattatcattcgtatttgtaaataagcaaatatcacttgatacaaatacaattacaaacaaatgaaacgaATGATttgacaaatacaaatacaatatgtatttgtataaaaatctgaattgtatttatttgtatcaataaatacaagtCACATCAATAAATACgaacaagtattcgtagaaagaaaatcaatcattccttttcaatatttaagaaatacaaatgatagttcacatttgtatttgtattttataatccgcacttgtatttgtatgttatagtttgcatttgtatttgtattttatagttcgtacttgtatttgtatttatagttcgcatttgtatttatattttatagttcccatttgtatttgtgtttgctagttcacaCAAATGAAacggagaaaaaatgaaaaggaaaaaaacagaaaaaaaggagaaaaaatataaaaaaaaaaagaaaaaaaaaaaaaaaaaaaaagaaaaaggaaaaaaaaagagtaatagaaaataaagaaaaagagaaaatacatgaaagatgctatgaattataattaggGATAATTAATAGACAAGAGGGTGCTAtggattgtaattaattgaaacttaggctaaatAGGGTAATTAGGAATCTATATTTGCTAAGTTATGTAGTTATCCCATATTTTATagaaacacaacaaaacaaaagcAGCCCCCTATACTATTCTTCCTAGCATATCCACTAAATCAATATATTGGTTAAAACTGTCTATTAAGCTGCCTTTATTCCAGAAATACAAATTTTGTAAACATCTATCCTTAATTCTAGTAATGTGCAATCTCTGCCCTTCAAAGCAACTTTGTTCCTCTCTAGCCAAACCATCCATAAGATGCACAACAGAATAGTTCTCCATATCTGCTTTATTTCTTTTGGTATACCTGTTCTTGCCATCCTTCCAACAAATCTTTCACTTTCTGAGGCATCACCCAATAAATACCACGAAGATTTAGGAATAACTACCAGCATTCTCT
Proteins encoded:
- the LOC107851191 gene encoding protein SICKLE, which gives rise to MEESEKRKERLKAMRMEASQSGDYNESSVGYGGLTNPLIDSPCDKVESSGMPRPRFDYYTDPMSAFSANKRSNNNVTTQVSQQCYTPPRPRNPQSPICTPRGNYSLEQRLQSQGVHHIVNPPGNHGQNSPFGTPQRSSPNAWNNSFGTPDNYLPPNSSTGGNFASPGIHQSGRPGFHYGEGSVQPGSEYGSSPYQGSGYRGSPYRGSGRRGSPYQCLGHRGGSPYQSSGFRGSPYQGSGQGRSQWMGNSSSPSSFRGGRRGRGSHGYTSGESRPDLYYSESMVEDPWKGLKPVIWKLVSEKSWLPKSISAKKAKLPDAPVKSSPQQSLAEYLSASFNEAASSEAGNDGSDT